The following proteins are encoded in a genomic region of Planococcus lenghuensis:
- a CDS encoding sigma-70 family RNA polymerase sigma factor — MQSELRTLRDEKHDQPAERLEAQLHELYPKLRRYCRFLTRNTSDWEDIAQETLAKAWQQYRYQPQVTAALLNKIAHNVWIDTVRKRSRELLEEMPGESHPETSRIDDHLEAVQQLMNRLTPKQAVVFALKEGFRFQLSEIAELLNTSEPAVKAAIHRAKQRLAAEETDTVNPLIEQYWETADHQEIERILQEAFRTQDPTILIGAIPSIRSLAKDTGPVCSVHGIHHARRSSATVYLAA, encoded by the coding sequence GTGCAGAGTGAACTTCGTACGTTAAGAGATGAAAAACACGACCAGCCCGCTGAGCGCCTGGAAGCGCAGCTCCATGAACTGTATCCGAAACTCCGGCGCTATTGCCGGTTCTTGACCCGGAATACCAGCGACTGGGAAGACATTGCGCAGGAGACACTAGCAAAAGCCTGGCAGCAATACCGGTATCAGCCGCAAGTGACGGCCGCCTTGCTCAATAAAATTGCGCATAATGTCTGGATCGATACCGTACGGAAGCGCAGCCGGGAACTGCTTGAAGAAATGCCGGGTGAGTCGCATCCGGAAACTTCCCGCATCGATGACCACTTGGAAGCGGTGCAGCAGCTGATGAACCGGCTGACGCCAAAACAGGCGGTGGTGTTCGCGTTGAAAGAAGGCTTCCGTTTTCAGCTGTCTGAAATCGCGGAACTGCTTAACACTTCCGAGCCTGCCGTGAAGGCGGCGATCCACCGGGCGAAGCAGCGGCTCGCTGCTGAAGAAACAGATACAGTGAATCCATTGATCGAGCAATATTGGGAAACGGCCGATCATCAGGAGATCGAGCGGATTCTCCAAGAAGCGTTCCGGACCCAGGATCCGACCATCCTGATCGGTGCGATTCCGTCCATCCGGTCGCTTGCGAAAGACACCGGGCCGGTCTGCTCTGTGCATGGCATTCATCACGCCCGCCGCTCTTCAGCCACCGTCTATCTGGCGGCTTAA
- a CDS encoding M48 family metallopeptidase, whose product MMNPSAIQSSRENVYFVFSLIVSILIYVAAAVSIFGIAIALGVFVLLLFVNAMMLGSIRGNGIRIHERQFPDVYARVLALSKEMGIKKVPDVFVIQSEGALNAFATRFFGRDMVVLYSEVFELAREEGQEELDFILAHELAHIKRRHVWKNLLLLPAAFVPFLSQAYSRSCEYTCDRHAAYVIQNPAAAKRALTLLGIGKKMYREVNEDAYLEQIQTESNGIVWYSEVMSTHPNLPKRIQAIGQFVDSGVRLYKPDQSKIALGAVALFVTGTIVYFFSIGLFAGAGVVYSQLLPNAFSEGWSEDYVIEGETALMTAAMDGDPIGVEQALADGEDLYAVDSEGSDALMYAVYSGNPDVIQLLIDAGADVNTSDDYSSALMIAVMYEDYASARLLVENGADPHLMDADGMTPMEYVGAASAEEFEEMLKAN is encoded by the coding sequence ATGATGAACCCTTCAGCGATTCAGTCCAGCCGGGAGAATGTGTATTTTGTGTTTAGCCTGATTGTCAGCATCCTCATTTATGTAGCAGCGGCAGTGTCCATTTTCGGTATTGCCATTGCGCTCGGTGTGTTTGTTCTGTTGCTTTTTGTTAATGCGATGATGTTGGGTTCGATCCGGGGGAACGGCATACGGATTCACGAGCGTCAGTTTCCGGATGTGTATGCCCGGGTTCTGGCGCTATCGAAGGAAATGGGAATCAAAAAAGTGCCGGATGTGTTCGTGATCCAGTCTGAAGGGGCATTGAATGCATTTGCGACCCGCTTTTTCGGGCGTGATATGGTGGTTTTGTATTCAGAAGTGTTCGAACTGGCCCGGGAAGAAGGGCAGGAAGAACTGGACTTTATCCTCGCTCATGAACTGGCTCACATAAAACGCCGCCATGTTTGGAAGAATCTTCTCTTGCTGCCCGCGGCATTCGTTCCGTTTTTAAGTCAGGCGTACAGCCGGTCATGCGAGTATACCTGTGACCGGCATGCCGCTTATGTGATTCAGAATCCGGCAGCGGCGAAACGGGCGCTGACACTTTTGGGCATCGGCAAGAAAATGTATCGCGAAGTGAATGAAGACGCGTACCTGGAGCAGATTCAGACGGAGTCGAACGGTATTGTCTGGTACAGCGAAGTCATGTCGACACATCCGAACCTGCCGAAACGGATCCAGGCGATCGGGCAGTTTGTAGACAGCGGCGTGCGATTGTATAAACCCGATCAAAGTAAAATCGCCCTTGGCGCGGTTGCGCTGTTCGTCACAGGAACGATTGTGTATTTCTTCAGTATCGGCCTGTTCGCCGGTGCCGGTGTGGTTTACTCCCAATTATTGCCGAACGCATTTTCTGAAGGCTGGTCGGAAGATTATGTGATCGAAGGAGAGACCGCATTGATGACTGCTGCAATGGACGGCGACCCGATCGGCGTGGAACAGGCGCTCGCAGACGGGGAAGACCTTTATGCAGTTGACTCGGAAGGTTCTGATGCCCTCATGTATGCTGTTTATTCCGGAAATCCGGATGTGATCCAATTGCTGATCGATGCGGGAGCGGACGTCAACACATCAGACGATTATTCAAGTGCGTTGATGATTGCGGTCATGTACGAAGACTATGCCTCTGCACGATTGCTGGTGGAAAACGGAGCTGACCCCCACTTGATGGATGCAGACGGCATGACGCCGATGGAGTATGTGGGCGCAGCATCCGCTGAGGAATTCGAAGAAATGCTGAAAGCGAATTAA
- the clpP gene encoding ATP-dependent Clp endopeptidase proteolytic subunit ClpP, whose translation MSVIPYVIEQSAQGERSYDIYSRLLKDRIIMIGEEINEVVANSVVAQLLFLEADDPDKDISVYINSPGGSTTAGFAIFDTMQYIKPDVRTICTGMAASFGAMLLLAGTKGKRHALPNSEIMIHQPLGGVQGQATEIEISAKRILKLREHINHIISDRTGQPIERVAKDTDRDFFMSADEAKEYGIIDDVIN comes from the coding sequence ATGAGCGTTATTCCATATGTCATCGAACAATCAGCCCAAGGAGAACGGTCCTACGATATTTATTCGCGGCTGTTAAAAGACCGGATCATCATGATCGGTGAAGAAATCAATGAAGTGGTGGCAAACAGCGTCGTCGCCCAATTGCTGTTTTTGGAAGCGGATGACCCTGATAAGGACATTTCAGTTTATATTAATTCACCGGGCGGAAGCACGACCGCCGGCTTCGCCATCTTCGATACCATGCAGTACATCAAGCCGGATGTCCGGACCATCTGCACCGGAATGGCGGCATCATTCGGCGCCATGCTGCTCCTTGCCGGCACCAAAGGAAAGCGGCATGCCTTGCCGAACAGCGAAATCATGATCCATCAGCCGCTTGGTGGCGTGCAGGGCCAGGCGACCGAAATCGAAATCTCCGCCAAGCGGATCCTGAAACTCCGGGAACACATCAACCACATCATTTCCGACCGCACCGGCCAGCCGATCGAGCGGGTGGCCAAAGACACCGACCGGGATTTCTTTATGAGCGCGGACGAAGCGAAGGAATACGGGATTATTGACGATGTGATCAATTGA
- a CDS encoding glycosyltransferase, with protein sequence MSAGKLVSIIVPVYNAAHYLPLCIESILAQSYQNVELILVNDGSSDGSGELCEVYAKKDHRVRVIHQRNAGPSVARNCGIAAATGDYLQFVDSDDTIDPDMTERLVQAMDGSQLVICGYYKLQVQDDGMRQAKRFCIVPARELTKAEFLKHFGELYPHNFIHYTWNKLYKASVIQQAGLTFDTAVDWGEDLLFNLAYIERCDQIHTVEDALYYYLDSNAGSITSSYRPNLFHTMKMLQGSVREFLKRNDAYSGKNKELFEQFCAARILAGFWNLFHPASPLDAERKKKQIAEIMRDERVHRNLDYFRTGNFDERLVGVMIEWQSVDLLYTYYSLKGLWKKRREPKGQKWIS encoded by the coding sequence ATGAGTGCCGGGAAGCTAGTCAGCATTATTGTGCCGGTCTACAATGCAGCGCATTATTTGCCGCTATGCATTGAGAGTATTTTAGCTCAGTCCTATCAAAACGTGGAGTTGATTTTAGTCAATGATGGATCATCGGATGGAAGCGGGGAATTATGTGAGGTCTATGCAAAAAAAGATCATCGTGTCCGGGTGATTCATCAGCGTAATGCCGGTCCCTCCGTCGCCAGAAACTGCGGCATCGCCGCAGCAACAGGGGATTACCTCCAATTCGTCGATTCGGATGACACCATCGATCCGGACATGACGGAGCGGCTCGTGCAGGCGATGGATGGCTCGCAGCTTGTGATATGCGGCTATTATAAACTTCAGGTACAGGATGATGGAATGAGGCAGGCAAAGCGTTTTTGCATAGTTCCGGCCCGTGAATTGACAAAAGCGGAGTTTCTGAAGCATTTCGGCGAGCTGTATCCCCATAATTTCATCCACTACACGTGGAATAAACTCTACAAGGCGTCAGTCATTCAGCAGGCTGGCCTGACATTCGATACGGCTGTGGATTGGGGCGAGGACTTGCTGTTCAATCTGGCGTATATCGAACGATGCGATCAAATTCATACCGTGGAGGATGCTCTCTATTACTATCTTGATTCGAATGCCGGGTCGATCACGAGCAGCTACCGACCGAATTTATTCCATACAATGAAGATGCTGCAGGGAAGCGTCCGGGAATTTCTGAAACGGAACGATGCATACAGCGGCAAGAACAAGGAGTTATTCGAACAATTCTGCGCAGCCCGGATTCTTGCCGGGTTCTGGAACCTGTTCCATCCGGCCAGTCCGCTCGATGCCGAACGGAAGAAGAAACAAATCGCCGAAATCATGCGGGATGAGCGGGTGCACCGGAACCTGGATTATTTCAGGACCGGGAATTTTGATGAACGGCTCGTCGGTGTCATGATCGAATGGCAGTCCGTCGATCTGTTGTATACGTATTATTCATTAAAAGGCCTTTGGAAAAAACGGCGGGAACCGAAAGGGCAGAAGTGGATATCCTGA